Proteins from a single region of Parambassis ranga chromosome 18, fParRan2.1, whole genome shotgun sequence:
- the LOC114450886 gene encoding uncharacterized protein LOC114450886, with protein sequence MEGASLGLHHYQSNTQDNLQPSKVLVTTFKDKTEVAKNIFHVNSAKDLIDQSLAQQTGCVLDRLLKYNTDFMKYIDVDMNEEELKDLDRYHIFLSTQGTQVECVEANQNQAQPHTEGAGGQWETEPSASEACQSGPLEKCQGENDGVHRFDAANLVVLINNKAPSVLAEYEKSGTLSLASRKLLVRTGVSDLVERRGFYPSNADKLMLAKSITTIFPSLKIKIQEANEGFEHFYDPVSHCGFIELKLRNCGETFMKIRDAIANAESPVRLLE encoded by the exons ATGGAGGGTGCCTCGCTTGGTCTGCACCACTACCAATCG AACACACAGGATAACCTGCAACCCAGCAAAGTCCTTGTAACCACTTTTAAAGATAAGACAGAAGTTgctaaaaacattttccatgttaaCAGTGCCAAGGATCTCATTGATCAAAGCCTAGCCCAGCAAACTGGCTGTGTGCTTGACAGGTTGTTAAAGTATAATACTGATTTCATGAAATACATTGATGTTGACATGAATGAGGAGGAACTGAAGGATTTGGATAGATATCACATCTTTCTATCAACACAAGGGACCCAAGTTGAATGTGTGGAGGCAAATCAAAATCAG GCTCAACCACACACTGAAGGTGCAGGCGGTCAATGGGAG acTGAACCTAGTGCTAGTGAAGCTTGTCAGAGTGGTCCACTGGAG AAATGCCAAGGAGAAAATGATGGCGTGCACAGATTTGATGCAGCCAATCTGGTGGTGCTAATTAATAACAAAGCCCCAAGTGTACTTGCCGAATATGAAAAATCTGGAACGCTCTCTCTGGCATCCAGAAAACTCCTTGTGAGAACAGGTGTCAGCGATCTGGTTGAGCGACGGGGATT TTACCCCTCCAATGCTGACAAACTGATGTTGGCTAAAAGCATAACAACAATCTTCCCATCATTAAAGATCAAGATACAAGAGGCGAATGAAGGATTT GAGCACTTTTATGATCCAGTGTCCCACTGTGGATTCATTGAGTTGAAACTGAGGAACTGCGGAGAAACCTTCATGAAGATCAGAGACGCTATCGCAAACGCGGAAAGTCCAGTGAGGCTTCTGGAGTAG